A portion of the Campylobacter showae CSUNSWCD genome contains these proteins:
- a CDS encoding nickel/cobalt transporter, which yields MKFGRILAIFALFASFFSFAHACALCSLYTPTAHASVKFDVQGDMIKTAVVTWTFSENFTELTLQSYDENADKALSKNEAWKVQKSLLDYIVPRGYLTSVGYYDGAGETVNLHAKTLSQRVYLDEGRLNFEYILELNLAVKDGRVVTVEVFDHEGFFNFKISSPEPYALTDKIYLVPNVNLSTAFFEMTSKAPKIEPAKPELSSLVKAQSKQNLEQIDAEDRAKFDSVSGMSLQFLERLKELIKINSAELNTLNFALLAAVSFFYGFLHAAGPGHAKMLTASYFIANGGSYSRALVFAMKVGFAHVAGAFLLVLFSYVFLNAFLTDKVSDIAGAMTKISAVAIVCVSLYMIYAKLKKTALKPKFSFASASVSDKKGANGASKVFGSNLNSASNLGLNSVKFSPAAHESECGCAACRASTEAPKTASEWLVVLAGSLVPCPGTLLVFVLAFSLNSYAAGLASGVFMGLGMGAVIFLAAVCGFKLKGAMRFRALRTCCEFAALFVMLGLGVFMFYISGKVSVL from the coding sequence ATGAAATTTGGACGCATACTCGCTATTTTCGCGCTTTTTGCGTCCTTTTTTAGCTTTGCGCACGCTTGCGCTCTGTGTTCGCTTTACACTCCGACCGCGCACGCCTCGGTCAAATTTGACGTCCAAGGCGATATGATAAAAACAGCCGTCGTAACCTGGACGTTTTCTGAAAATTTCACCGAACTCACGCTGCAAAGCTACGACGAAAATGCCGACAAAGCGCTTAGCAAAAACGAAGCGTGGAAGGTGCAAAAATCCCTGCTCGACTACATCGTGCCGCGCGGGTATCTAACGAGCGTAGGCTACTACGACGGCGCCGGCGAGACCGTAAATCTGCACGCCAAAACGCTCTCGCAGCGGGTTTATCTGGATGAGGGCAGGCTAAATTTCGAGTATATTTTAGAGCTAAATTTAGCAGTCAAGGACGGCCGCGTCGTCACGGTCGAGGTTTTTGACCACGAGGGATTTTTTAACTTTAAAATAAGCTCGCCCGAGCCATACGCGCTCACCGATAAAATTTATCTCGTGCCAAACGTAAATTTGAGCACGGCGTTTTTTGAAATGACTTCAAAAGCGCCCAAAATAGAGCCTGCAAAGCCCGAGCTTAGCTCGCTAGTTAAGGCGCAAAGTAAGCAAAATTTAGAGCAAATCGACGCCGAGGATAGGGCGAAATTTGACTCCGTTTCAGGGATGAGCCTTCAGTTTTTAGAGCGATTAAAAGAGCTCATTAAGATAAATAGCGCCGAGCTAAACACGCTAAATTTCGCCCTGCTGGCTGCGGTTAGCTTTTTTTATGGATTTTTGCATGCCGCGGGTCCGGGTCATGCTAAGATGCTAACGGCTAGCTACTTCATCGCAAACGGCGGCAGCTACTCGCGCGCGCTGGTTTTTGCGATGAAGGTCGGGTTCGCGCACGTGGCGGGGGCGTTTTTACTCGTGCTTTTTAGCTACGTTTTTTTAAACGCGTTTTTGACGGACAAGGTCAGCGACATAGCGGGCGCGATGACGAAAATCTCGGCCGTAGCGATCGTTTGCGTGAGCCTTTATATGATCTACGCTAAGCTTAAAAAAACGGCGCTAAAGCCTAAATTTAGCTTTGCTAGCGCGTCTGTTTCGGACAAAAAAGGCGCAAATGGAGCGAGTAAAGTTTTTGGCTCAAATTTAAACTCCGCGTCAAATTTAGGCTTAAATTCCGTCAAATTTAGCCCTGCTGCCCACGAGAGCGAATGTGGCTGCGCAGCCTGTAGGGCTTCTACCGAGGCGCCAAAGACCGCTAGCGAGTGGCTCGTGGTGCTAGCGGGCTCTCTCGTACCGTGTCCGGGTACGCTGCTAGTTTTCGTGCTAGCATTTAGCCTAAACAGCTACGCGGCCGGGCTTGCTAGTGGCGTGTTTATGGGGCTTGGCATGGGTGCGGTGATATTTCTAGCGGCCGTTTGCGGCTTTAAGCTAAAAGGCGCGATGAGATTTCGCGCGCTGCGGACTTGCTGCGAGTTTGCCGCGCTTTTTGTGATGCTGGGGCTTGGCGTTTTTATGTTTTATATTTCGGGTAAGGTGAGCGTTTTATGA
- a CDS encoding metal ABC transporter ATP-binding protein, producing the protein MSDISVRNLSFGYDENLVFDGINLEYDCKDFLAIIGPNGGGKSTLLKLMLGLNKPSGGTIEVFGQEPASVSKAVGYVPQNIPINQSFPMRVLEVVLMGRIDKKLFGFYGKDDKIEAEAALERVGMGEFTRRKIGDLSGGQRQRVYIARALCAKAKILMLDEPTASIDTKGQADVYKLLKQINEDGTGVVLISHDVNLTLNFATKVAYVNHDLFMHEISHGSKQDFIEHLASEHRHFCDVEVALKECGCGKH; encoded by the coding sequence ATGAGCGACATTTCGGTGCGAAATTTGAGCTTTGGTTACGATGAAAACCTCGTGTTTGACGGTATAAATTTAGAATACGATTGCAAGGATTTCCTAGCTATCATCGGCCCAAACGGCGGCGGCAAAAGTACGCTTTTAAAGCTGATGCTAGGGCTAAACAAGCCAAGCGGCGGGACGATCGAGGTGTTTGGCCAGGAGCCCGCTAGCGTGAGCAAGGCCGTGGGCTACGTCCCGCAAAATATCCCGATAAATCAAAGCTTCCCGATGCGCGTGCTCGAGGTTGTTTTGATGGGGCGGATAGATAAAAAGCTGTTTGGATTTTACGGTAAGGACGATAAGATAGAGGCCGAGGCGGCGCTGGAGCGCGTCGGGATGGGAGAATTTACACGGCGAAAGATCGGCGATCTAAGCGGCGGCCAGCGCCAACGCGTCTATATCGCGCGCGCGCTTTGCGCGAAGGCAAAGATTTTGATGCTAGACGAACCAACCGCCAGCATCGATACGAAAGGCCAGGCGGACGTTTATAAGCTGCTAAAACAGATAAACGAGGACGGCACGGGCGTCGTGCTCATCAGCCACGACGTAAATTTGACGCTAAATTTCGCCACCAAAGTCGCCTACGTCAATCACGATCTTTTCATGCATGAGATCTCGCACGGCTCCAAGCAGGATTTTATCGAGCATTTGGCGAGCGAGCATAGGCATTTTTGCGATGTGGAGGTGGCGCTCAAGGAGTGCGGCTGCGGAAAACATTAA